In Dehalococcoidales bacterium, the following proteins share a genomic window:
- a CDS encoding MaoC/PaaZ C-terminal domain-containing protein — protein MPEQVYYEDIEVGAELPALVKYPTTMQLVKYAGASGDFYQIHYDKDFALANGLPGIIIHGWLALSFLGQMLTDWLGDGGTLVKMSGSYRGMNKIHEDIICGGKIVKKYEEDGKNLARLEIWAENPQGGKTVTGSAVVALPSRLS, from the coding sequence ATGCCGGAACAGGTCTATTACGAAGATATAGAGGTCGGCGCGGAGCTTCCGGCGCTGGTCAAGTACCCCACCACCATGCAGCTGGTGAAATACGCCGGCGCCTCGGGCGACTTTTATCAGATACATTATGACAAGGACTTCGCCCTGGCCAATGGGCTGCCGGGCATTATCATTCACGGCTGGCTGGCGCTGTCTTTCTTGGGGCAGATGCTGACGGACTGGCTGGGAGACGGCGGCACGCTGGTAAAAATGAGCGGCAGCTACCGGGGCATGAACAAGATCCACGAGGACATTATCTGCGGCGGCAAGATAGTCAAAAAGTACGAAGAAGACGGCAAAAACCTCGCCCGACTGGAAATCTGGGCGGAAAACCCCCAGGGCGGTAAGACCGTCACCGGCAGCGCGGTGGTAGCCCTCCCCTCCCGTCTTTCCTGA
- a CDS encoding MaoC family dehydratase N-terminal domain-containing protein has product MPESVITEELNSLLNVELGPEVYEIEKGMLQKFAEAIGDENPRWLKEAPPTFPAALVPRTLLHKLFNADIPLKRLLNGTSELEYLRPIMAGDVISVTAKLIRLRQVQGSEGPTLFMFTEMTFTNQRGEVAVRGKNTYIKY; this is encoded by the coding sequence TTGCCGGAATCGGTCATCACGGAAGAACTGAACAGCCTGCTCAACGTGGAGCTGGGGCCGGAAGTTTACGAGATAGAAAAGGGCATGCTCCAGAAGTTCGCCGAGGCTATCGGCGACGAAAATCCGCGCTGGCTTAAAGAAGCGCCGCCCACTTTCCCCGCCGCCCTCGTCCCCAGGACGCTGCTCCACAAGCTCTTTAACGCGGATATCCCCCTCAAGCGCCTGCTCAACGGCACCTCCGAGCTGGAATACCTCCGGCCCATCATGGCCGGGGACGTTATTTCCGTCACGGCTAAACTTATCCGACTGCGCCAGGTGCAGGGCTCCGAAGGCCCCACCCTCTTCATGTTCACGGAAATGACTTTCACCAACCAGCGCGGCGAGGTGGCGGTGAGGGGCAAAAATACCTACATCAAGTACTGA
- the obgE gene encoding GTPase ObgE, with translation MIDKVEIIVRGGDGGRGSVGFRREMYVPFGGPDGGDGGKGGDVIIRADRSTDTLRFFRRNQLYRAFNGANGAGKKMHGRNGEDIVLMVPEGTLITGTDEDGEKVLLADLAAAGEQAVIAAGGKGGWGNVHYRSSINQAPRIAQKGEPGGEIAISLEMRVIADAGIIGYPNAGKSTLLAAASAAHPKVASYPFTTLEPVLGVVPQGRESFILAEIPGLIEGAHLGKGLGIDFLRHAMRTKILVHIVSGDSPAPVEDIIKVNNELAMFDVSLAKKPQIIALNKIDLPEVREKLAEIKEELAAGGIKAYYISAATGEGIPGLMAAAFEVLKEVTGAEESLAPEVKVFRPQPREARIRVEKKGDEYVIYAPGLDRIIAGRGVTVGELRWQLNFQLEKLGVNKALQKSGVHTGDTIRCGDLTWEWSSTDKEGRKIGVLGGTFDPVHQGHILIAEEARAALDLDEVLLMPAGQPMSRDYEKVTTARHRLEMLRLAVADNPELKVSTVEIERQGPSYTVDTISELKKDYGRSDEIYFILGWDSLAQLPDWHEPNRLVSLCYLVAVPRPGWKRPVLKSLEGVLPGISKKVIFLDKPRVDISATDIRELARKGESISHLVPKAVAEYIRKNKLYMEP, from the coding sequence ATGATAGATAAAGTAGAGATAATCGTCAGGGGTGGGGATGGGGGAAGAGGGTCGGTGGGTTTCCGCCGGGAGATGTACGTGCCTTTCGGGGGGCCGGACGGGGGTGACGGCGGCAAAGGGGGGGACGTTATTATCCGGGCGGACCGCTCCACTGATACCCTGCGCTTCTTCCGCCGCAACCAGCTGTACCGCGCGTTTAATGGCGCCAACGGGGCCGGTAAGAAGATGCACGGCAGGAACGGGGAGGACATTGTCCTGATGGTGCCGGAGGGCACGCTGATAACCGGGACTGATGAAGACGGGGAAAAAGTGTTGCTGGCGGACCTGGCGGCCGCCGGGGAGCAGGCGGTAATCGCCGCGGGGGGAAAAGGGGGGTGGGGGAATGTACATTACCGTTCCTCCATTAACCAGGCGCCGCGCATCGCGCAAAAAGGAGAACCGGGAGGGGAAATAGCCATAAGCCTGGAGATGCGTGTCATCGCCGACGCCGGCATCATCGGCTATCCCAACGCCGGCAAGTCCACGCTGCTGGCGGCGGCATCCGCGGCGCATCCTAAAGTGGCGAGCTACCCCTTCACCACCCTGGAGCCGGTGCTGGGGGTGGTACCGCAGGGCCGGGAAAGCTTTATCCTGGCGGAAATTCCCGGTCTGATAGAGGGGGCGCACCTCGGCAAGGGGCTGGGCATAGACTTCCTGCGCCACGCCATGCGCACCAAAATCCTGGTACACATTGTCAGCGGGGATTCGCCCGCGCCGGTGGAAGATATCATCAAGGTCAATAACGAGCTGGCGATGTTCGACGTTTCCCTGGCGAAAAAGCCGCAAATCATCGCCCTCAATAAAATCGACCTGCCGGAAGTGCGGGAAAAGCTGGCGGAAATCAAGGAAGAGCTGGCCGCCGGTGGCATCAAAGCGTATTATATTTCCGCCGCCACCGGGGAGGGCATCCCCGGGCTGATGGCGGCGGCGTTCGAGGTATTAAAAGAGGTGACCGGCGCGGAGGAGAGCCTGGCGCCGGAGGTTAAAGTGTTCCGCCCCCAGCCCCGCGAAGCCCGCATCAGGGTGGAAAAGAAGGGGGACGAATATGTTATTTACGCTCCCGGGCTGGACCGGATTATCGCCGGGAGGGGGGTTACGGTCGGGGAGCTGCGCTGGCAGCTCAATTTCCAGCTGGAGAAACTGGGTGTGAATAAAGCCCTGCAAAAATCCGGCGTGCACACTGGTGACACAATACGCTGCGGCGACCTCACCTGGGAGTGGTCGTCCACTGACAAGGAAGGGCGGAAAATCGGGGTGCTGGGCGGCACCTTCGACCCGGTGCACCAGGGGCATATCCTGATAGCGGAGGAAGCACGGGCGGCGCTCGACCTCGACGAGGTTTTATTAATGCCGGCCGGGCAGCCCATGTCCCGCGACTATGAGAAGGTTACCACCGCCCGCCACCGCCTGGAAATGCTCCGGCTGGCCGTTGCAGACAATCCCGAGCTCAAAGTCTCCACCGTGGAAATAGAGCGCCAGGGGCCGTCCTATACCGTGGACACCATCAGCGAACTGAAGAAAGATTACGGTCGCAGCGACGAGATATATTTCATCCTGGGCTGGGACAGCCTGGCGCAGCTGCCGGATTGGCATGAGCCGAACCGCCTGGTAAGCCTGTGCTACCTGGTGGCGGTGCCGCGGCCGGGCTGGAAGCGCCCGGTCCTGAAATCCCTGGAGGGCGTGCTGCCGGGTATATCAAAAAAGGTGATATTCCTGGACAAGCCCAGGGTGGATATCAGCGCTACGGACATCCGGGAGCTGGCGCGAAAAGGGGAGTCCATCAGCCACCTCGTGCCCAAAGCGGTGGCGGAATATATCCGGAAAAACAAGCTGTATATGGAACCGTAA
- a CDS encoding type II toxin-antitoxin system RelE/ParE family toxin, with the protein MKYEVIIKPRAEKELLDLNQKDYERVRLKIGELAGNPRPFGVKQLKTRENYRIRVGNYRVIYNVGDKQKIVEILDVLRRNERTYQGL; encoded by the coding sequence GTGAAATACGAAGTAATCATCAAACCACGAGCGGAAAAAGAGCTTCTTGACCTGAACCAGAAAGACTATGAGAGGGTCAGACTAAAAATCGGGGAGCTGGCGGGAAATCCGCGGCCTTTCGGCGTGAAGCAATTGAAAACCAGAGAAAATTACAGGATACGGGTTGGTAATTATAGGGTTATCTATAACGTTGGGGATAAACAAAAAATAGTAGAAATACTTGATGTTCTACGCCGTAATGAGCGCACCTACCAGGGACTTTAA
- a CDS encoding tetratricopeptide repeat protein: MTRDDEKQIRYREQRSKEAIDLAMRAKWQEAVEVNKEILGTCPEDVDTLNRLGRAYLELGQYKLSRDAYSRAVKLDPYNAIANRNLRRLNDLKDSHKTEVETDRVEPEQFIEEIGKAGVVTLVELAQKEKRALTVAGDKAVVKVEGSSLVVQNGRGEYLGKVEPKQGQRLVRLMLGGNKYTALVVKSTAEGMTIMVRETYQDPSQAGKLSFPPKGMEEFRSYGSDKLLKVEADGDEEDESGYTIIGGDEVEVLPEEAEEANDDTGNDDE; the protein is encoded by the coding sequence ATGACACGTGATGATGAAAAACAGATAAGATACCGCGAACAGCGCAGCAAAGAAGCTATCGACCTCGCTATGCGGGCCAAGTGGCAGGAAGCCGTGGAGGTAAACAAGGAAATCCTGGGTACCTGCCCGGAGGACGTGGACACCCTGAACCGCCTGGGCCGGGCCTACCTGGAGCTGGGGCAATACAAGCTTTCCAGGGACGCCTACAGCCGGGCGGTAAAACTGGACCCCTATAACGCCATCGCCAACCGCAATTTGCGGCGCCTGAATGACCTGAAAGACTCCCACAAAACGGAAGTGGAAACGGACAGGGTGGAGCCGGAGCAGTTCATCGAGGAAATCGGCAAGGCCGGGGTGGTCACCCTGGTGGAGCTGGCGCAAAAGGAAAAACGCGCCCTCACCGTGGCTGGGGACAAGGCCGTGGTCAAGGTGGAGGGCTCTTCCCTGGTGGTGCAAAACGGCCGCGGGGAATACCTGGGCAAAGTAGAGCCCAAGCAGGGCCAGCGGCTGGTGCGGCTGATGCTGGGCGGCAACAAGTACACGGCGCTGGTGGTCAAGTCCACCGCGGAAGGCATGACGATCATGGTGCGGGAGACCTACCAGGACCCCAGCCAGGCCGGCAAGCTGTCTTTCCCGCCTAAGGGCATGGAGGAGTTCCGCTCTTACGGCAGTGATAAACTCCTGAAAGTGGAAGCGGATGGCGATGAAGAAGACGAATCCGGCTATACCATCATCGGCGGCGATGAAGTGGAAGTGCTGCCGGAAGAGGCCGAGGAAGCCAATGATGACACGGGGAACGATGATGAATAG
- the mazG gene encoding nucleoside triphosphate pyrophosphohydrolase, producing the protein MPEDLNKFDTLTGIIARLRGPDGCPWDKEQTHQTLRENLLAEAYEALEALDGKDAAALCEELGDLLLQIVLHAQIAKDSGEFEIGDVVGGISAKLIRRHPHIFGGTKVKDAKEVMHNWEQLKKEERAEGKSMLAGVPPQMPALAYAYEISRRAVRVGFEWPNLEGVIDKIAEEVAEIKAAASQEEKAQEIGDLLFTIVNYARWEGVDPESALREANRKFYRRFVKVEEIARRRGRELQSLSFQEWDGLWEEAKKEVD; encoded by the coding sequence TTGCCTGAAGATTTAAACAAGTTCGATACTTTGACCGGCATCATCGCCCGACTGCGCGGGCCGGACGGCTGCCCCTGGGACAAGGAGCAGACCCACCAAACGCTGCGGGAAAACCTGCTTGCGGAGGCTTACGAAGCCCTGGAGGCGCTGGACGGTAAGGACGCCGCGGCGCTTTGCGAGGAGCTGGGCGACCTGCTATTGCAGATAGTGCTGCACGCGCAGATAGCCAAAGACAGCGGCGAGTTTGAAATCGGGGACGTGGTGGGGGGCATATCGGCCAAGCTGATACGCCGCCACCCGCATATCTTCGGCGGCACCAAGGTCAAAGACGCCAAAGAGGTGATGCACAACTGGGAGCAGCTGAAAAAGGAAGAGCGGGCGGAGGGCAAGTCCATGCTGGCGGGCGTGCCGCCGCAGATGCCGGCCCTGGCTTACGCTTATGAAATATCCCGCCGGGCGGTGCGTGTGGGCTTCGAGTGGCCAAACCTGGAGGGGGTCATCGATAAGATTGCCGAAGAGGTGGCGGAGATAAAGGCGGCGGCCAGTCAGGAAGAGAAAGCGCAGGAAATCGGCGACCTGCTTTTTACCATCGTCAACTACGCGCGCTGGGAGGGCGTGGACCCGGAGTCGGCTTTGCGTGAAGCCAACCGGAAGTTCTACCGCCGCTTCGTTAAAGTGGAAGAAATAGCCCGGCGGCGCGGCCGGGAGCTGCAGTCGCTCTCATTCCAGGAGTGGGACGGCCTCTGGGAGGAAGCGAAAAAAGAGGTTGATTGA
- a CDS encoding aspartate kinase → MSLIVQKYGGSSVAGAERIKNVAQRIVNTRETGHQVVVVVSAMGDTTDDLVKMAYQINEFPDKRELDVLLSTGEVVASTLLAMALHSMGQPAISLSGAQAGIRTDAAYNRARITSIEPARILRELEKGNIVIVAGFQGVTEDLDITTLGRGGSDTTAVALAASLKAGRCERYTDVDGIYTTDPRLLPEARKLADISYEEMLEMVTYGFKAIHPRAVELGELFSVPILVASSFNDKPGTLIQKEVSMEIRNKVRGIAYDLDVAKITVVGVPDHPGIAAGIFVPLAQAGISVDTIVQNASIKNITDLTFTVTKGQLEAALAVVKPIADSIGAAECVGDPRLGKISIIGTGMQNAPGYAARMFETLSKEGVNIQLITTSEIRITCIIEEARIKDAVRALHRAFELDKDT, encoded by the coding sequence ATGTCTCTAATCGTCCAGAAATACGGCGGCTCATCGGTGGCGGGGGCGGAAAGAATCAAGAACGTCGCCCAGCGCATCGTCAATACGCGGGAAACGGGCCACCAGGTGGTGGTGGTCGTCTCCGCCATGGGTGATACCACTGATGACCTGGTTAAAATGGCCTACCAGATTAACGAGTTCCCGGACAAGCGGGAGCTGGACGTGCTGCTCTCCACCGGGGAGGTGGTGGCCAGTACGCTTTTGGCCATGGCGCTGCACAGCATGGGCCAGCCCGCCATCAGCCTCAGCGGGGCGCAGGCCGGCATCCGCACGGACGCGGCCTACAACCGCGCCAGGATTACCAGCATCGAGCCTGCCCGCATTCTCCGGGAGCTGGAAAAAGGCAATATCGTCATCGTCGCCGGCTTCCAGGGCGTCACCGAGGACCTGGATATCACCACCCTGGGCCGCGGCGGCTCGGACACGACGGCCGTGGCGCTGGCTGCCAGCCTCAAGGCCGGGCGCTGCGAAAGGTACACGGACGTGGACGGCATTTATACCACCGACCCCCGCCTCCTCCCGGAAGCCAGGAAGCTGGCGGATATCAGCTATGAGGAAATGCTGGAGATGGTCACCTACGGCTTCAAGGCCATCCATCCCCGCGCCGTGGAGCTGGGCGAGCTGTTCAGCGTCCCTATCCTGGTGGCTTCCAGCTTCAACGATAAACCCGGTACGTTAATTCAAAAAGAGGTGTCTATGGAAATACGCAATAAGGTGAGAGGCATCGCCTATGACCTTGATGTCGCCAAGATAACCGTGGTCGGCGTGCCCGACCATCCCGGCATCGCCGCCGGCATCTTCGTGCCCCTGGCGCAGGCCGGCATCAGCGTGGATACCATCGTCCAGAACGCCAGCATTAAAAACATTACCGACCTCACCTTCACGGTGACCAAGGGGCAGCTGGAGGCGGCCCTGGCGGTGGTCAAGCCTATAGCTGATTCCATCGGCGCCGCCGAATGCGTGGGCGACCCCAGGCTGGGGAAAATCAGTATCATCGGCACCGGCATGCAGAACGCGCCGGGCTACGCCGCCAGGATGTTTGAAACGCTGAGCAAAGAGGGCGTCAACATACAGCTGATTACCACGTCTGAAATCAGGATAACCTGTATCATAGAAGAAGCCCGGATTAAAGACGCCGTGCGTGCTTTGCACCGGGCATTTGAGCTGGATAAGGACACTTAA
- the dnaA gene encoding chromosomal replication initiator protein DnaA: MDSIRPRTPREIWEIALGDLQVQVSKPNFRTWFSKTVGLGYQNNEFVIGVPNTFAAEYLEKNQRSLIEKSLAGLTAPDVSVAFQVNGHSHHSAAGADKAPSIPAAPPVYTRLNPDYIFDSFIEGGSNRMARAAALSVAQNPGHSYNPLFIYGGAGLGKTHLLHAIGQAAIANHINVICTSAEQFTNEFVAALRERNTEDFRNKYRSIGMLLIDDIQFIGGKEQTEESFFHTFNELHNTNRQIVITSDCPPKSMPLLEERLRSRFEWGLIVDIQPPDYETRLAILESKARQKNFSVPREVLELIAKEAQSNIRVLEGSLNRVYAFAKLMRTPPTLEIANRALEDIASKEFMPDDITPTLIIEAVADCFQLSREALLGRERDKDTALARRLAMYLMRQETNFSLAQIGQQLGNRDPASVTSACKKIANDITISPFLKRKVRDIQRSLHQQSLS, from the coding sequence ATGGATTCTATTAGACCCAGAACGCCCCGGGAAATATGGGAGATTGCCCTCGGTGACCTTCAGGTGCAGGTCAGCAAGCCCAATTTTCGCACCTGGTTCAGCAAGACGGTAGGCCTCGGCTACCAAAATAACGAGTTCGTCATCGGCGTGCCGAACACCTTCGCCGCCGAATACCTGGAGAAAAACCAGCGCTCCCTGATTGAAAAATCCCTGGCGGGCCTGACCGCGCCGGATGTCAGCGTGGCTTTCCAGGTCAACGGCCACTCCCATCACTCCGCCGCCGGGGCGGATAAAGCCCCGTCCATTCCCGCCGCCCCGCCCGTTTACACCCGGCTGAACCCGGACTACATCTTCGATTCCTTTATAGAAGGCGGCAGCAACCGCATGGCCCGCGCCGCGGCGCTATCCGTAGCGCAGAACCCGGGACACAGCTACAATCCGCTCTTTATCTACGGCGGCGCCGGCCTGGGCAAGACCCATTTGCTCCACGCCATCGGTCAGGCGGCCATCGCCAACCATATCAACGTCATCTGCACCAGCGCCGAGCAGTTCACCAACGAGTTCGTCGCCGCCCTGCGCGAAAGGAACACCGAGGACTTCCGCAACAAGTACCGCAGCATCGGGATGCTGCTTATCGACGACATCCAGTTTATCGGCGGCAAAGAGCAGACCGAGGAAAGCTTTTTCCATACCTTCAACGAGCTGCACAACACCAACCGCCAGATAGTCATTACCAGCGATTGCCCCCCCAAGTCCATGCCGCTCCTCGAGGAGCGGCTGCGCTCCCGTTTCGAGTGGGGACTTATCGTGGACATCCAGCCGCCGGACTACGAAACGCGGCTGGCCATTTTGGAGTCCAAGGCGCGACAGAAGAATTTCAGCGTCCCCCGGGAGGTCCTTGAGCTTATCGCCAAGGAAGCCCAGAGCAATATCCGGGTGCTGGAAGGCTCGCTCAACCGCGTTTACGCCTTTGCCAAACTGATGCGGACGCCCCCCACCCTGGAAATAGCCAACCGCGCCCTGGAGGATATCGCCAGCAAGGAGTTCATGCCGGACGATATCACCCCGACGCTGATTATCGAGGCCGTGGCCGATTGCTTCCAGCTCTCCCGCGAGGCTTTGCTGGGCCGCGAGCGCGATAAGGACACCGCCCTGGCCCGCCGCCTGGCCATGTACCTCATGCGCCAGGAGACCAACTTTTCCCTGGCCCAGATAGGGCAGCAACTGGGCAACCGCGACCCCGCCTCCGTCACCAGCGCCTGCAAGAAAATAGCCAATGACATCACTATCAGCCCCTTCCTGAAGCGCAAGGTGCGCGATATCCAGCGCAGCCTGCACCAGCAGTCTCTTTCCTGA
- the fmt gene encoding methionyl-tRNA formyltransferase → MRIVFMGSPRFAVPSLEQLLDSGREVAAVYTQPDRPAGRGRGMTASAVKEEAAGRGLKIMQPESVRTPEALAELAALKPDVIVVCAFGQILPQALLDIPPFQCLNVHFSLLPRHRGASPAAAAILAGDAFSGVTVQLVRKKLDTGPVLAAAAVPISPLDNTGTLADKLAIIGAHLLEEALTGWLRGEIAPRVQDEAGASYFGQVKKEEGEIDWKKPAAEIWRRVRAYYPWPGCFTTWRGKQLKINEAAVMPGENNLEPGRVIALPGDGGLGIAAGEGILKVLRIQYEGKKAMTADEFIRGQRDFTSSLLPG, encoded by the coding sequence ATGCGTATAGTTTTCATGGGTTCACCCCGGTTCGCCGTGCCTTCCCTGGAGCAGCTGCTGGACAGCGGCCGGGAGGTGGCGGCGGTATATACCCAGCCGGACCGCCCGGCCGGCCGCGGGCGGGGCATGACGGCCTCCGCGGTAAAAGAGGAGGCGGCGGGGCGGGGACTAAAGATAATGCAGCCGGAAAGCGTGCGGACGCCGGAAGCCCTGGCGGAGCTGGCGGCTTTAAAGCCGGACGTCATCGTGGTATGCGCCTTCGGGCAGATACTGCCGCAGGCCCTGCTGGATATACCGCCGTTCCAGTGCCTGAACGTCCATTTTTCCCTGTTGCCCAGGCACCGGGGCGCTTCACCGGCGGCGGCGGCGATACTGGCCGGGGACGCGTTCAGCGGCGTCACCGTGCAGCTGGTCAGGAAAAAACTGGACACCGGGCCGGTGCTGGCGGCGGCGGCCGTACCCATATCCCCCCTGGACAACACCGGGACCCTGGCCGATAAGCTTGCCATAATCGGGGCGCACCTGCTGGAGGAAGCGCTGACCGGCTGGCTGCGCGGGGAGATTGCGCCCCGCGTCCAGGATGAAGCCGGCGCCAGCTACTTCGGGCAGGTAAAAAAGGAGGAGGGGGAGATAGACTGGAAGAAACCGGCGGCGGAGATCTGGCGGCGCGTGCGCGCCTATTACCCCTGGCCGGGCTGCTTTACCACCTGGCGCGGCAAGCAGCTCAAGATAAACGAGGCCGCCGTGATGCCCGGCGAAAATAATCTGGAGCCGGGCAGGGTGATAGCTTTACCGGGCGACGGCGGGCTGGGCATTGCCGCCGGCGAGGGCATCCTGAAAGTGCTCCGCATACAGTACGAGGGCAAGAAAGCCATGACCGCCGATGAGTTTATACGCGGCCAGCGGGACTTTACCAGCTCATTGCTCCCCGGTTAA
- a CDS encoding archease, with amino-acid sequence MKRFELIEHTADTGLAAYGKDLPEAFANAAYGMFAIIAELKEVKESESRRLEINEDNPENLLFEWLNSLLYYFDVEMILFKRFDILEFSENHLAALCYGEKYDPARHRLRTGIKSATFHLLEVDAEKHRVQVIFDV; translated from the coding sequence ATGAAGCGATTCGAGCTTATAGAGCATACCGCGGACACCGGGCTGGCCGCTTATGGTAAGGACCTGCCGGAGGCTTTCGCCAACGCGGCTTACGGCATGTTTGCCATCATCGCGGAGCTGAAGGAAGTAAAGGAATCGGAGTCCCGCCGCCTGGAAATCAACGAGGACAACCCGGAGAACCTGCTCTTCGAGTGGCTGAACAGCCTGCTCTATTACTTCGACGTGGAGATGATTTTGTTCAAGAGGTTCGATATACTGGAATTCAGCGAAAACCACCTGGCGGCGCTTTGCTACGGGGAAAAGTACGACCCCGCCCGCCACCGCCTCAGGACGGGCATAAAGTCCGCCACCTTTCACCTGCTGGAGGTGGACGCGGAAAAGCACCGGGTGCAGGTGATATTTGACGTATAG
- a CDS encoding NifU family protein, with translation MQDKVKEVLDKVRPYLVQDGGNVELVAVDGGTVKVKLVGACAGCPHSKMTLKNGIEKILKQEIPEVKEVIAV, from the coding sequence ATGCAAGATAAAGTTAAAGAGGTACTGGACAAAGTCCGCCCGTATCTGGTGCAAGACGGAGGCAACGTGGAGCTGGTGGCGGTGGACGGCGGTACTGTTAAAGTTAAGCTCGTCGGCGCGTGCGCCGGCTGCCCCCATTCCAAGATGACTTTAAAGAACGGCATCGAGAAAATACTCAAGCAGGAAATCCCGGAAGTCAAAGAAGTTATAGCCGTTTAA
- a CDS encoding cofactor-independent phosphoglycerate mutase, which translates to MKYIVLIIDGAAGLPIPDRGGRTSLELARTPHLDALTARGALGLAQTVPPGMEPSSACACMSVMGYDPVIYYKGRASIEAKSLGIDVAPDEAVFRCNLVNVSDGKMNDYSAGHITTAEATEIIKELNQELGGPGVKFYPGVGFRHILKIKGRPEILQAVCTPPHDIPGKTAADFMPAGPGSDFLRDLMARSETVLRSSQINRARLERGNLTASTIWLFWGSGQVPAMPPFQKAYGLRAALTSGVDLLRGLAMMADMDILDIKGVTDGPESDHAAQAAGALSSLNTHDLVVVHVEAPDEAGHGGHIDEKIKAIEDVDRDIIGRLRGFSGDLRVLIMPDHPTPLVARTHTADPVPFLRWGKGISANGAARFTEAEARRTGVFMREGYKIMGALAGK; encoded by the coding sequence ATGAAGTACATCGTTTTGATTATCGACGGCGCCGCCGGACTGCCCATCCCGGACAGAGGCGGCCGGACCAGCCTGGAGCTGGCCCGCACCCCCCACCTGGACGCCCTCACCGCCCGGGGCGCTTTAGGGCTGGCGCAGACCGTGCCCCCGGGCATGGAGCCTTCCAGCGCCTGCGCCTGCATGTCCGTCATGGGCTACGACCCCGTTATCTACTACAAAGGCCGCGCCTCCATCGAGGCTAAAAGCCTGGGGATAGACGTCGCGCCGGATGAAGCGGTCTTCCGCTGCAACCTGGTGAACGTTAGCGATGGTAAAATGAACGACTACAGCGCCGGGCATATCACCACGGCGGAAGCCACGGAAATCATTAAGGAGCTCAATCAAGAGCTGGGCGGCCCGGGCGTAAAATTCTACCCCGGCGTGGGCTTCCGCCATATTTTAAAAATCAAAGGCCGGCCGGAAATATTGCAGGCTGTCTGTACCCCGCCCCACGATATCCCCGGTAAGACGGCGGCGGACTTTATGCCCGCGGGGCCGGGGAGCGACTTCCTCCGCGACCTCATGGCCCGCTCTGAGACCGTCCTGAGAAGCAGCCAAATCAACAGGGCGCGCCTTGAGCGGGGTAATCTGACGGCCAGTACCATCTGGCTTTTCTGGGGCAGCGGGCAGGTGCCGGCCATGCCCCCGTTTCAAAAAGCCTACGGCCTCCGCGCCGCCCTGACCTCCGGGGTGGATTTGCTGCGGGGCCTGGCCATGATGGCGGATATGGATATTCTGGATATTAAAGGTGTGACGGACGGGCCGGAAAGCGACCATGCCGCCCAGGCCGCCGGCGCTTTATCGAGCTTAAATACTCATGATTTGGTGGTGGTGCACGTGGAAGCGCCGGATGAAGCCGGCCACGGCGGGCATATCGACGAAAAGATAAAAGCCATTGAGGATGTGGACCGGGATATCATCGGCCGGCTGCGCGGCTTTAGCGGCGACCTCCGCGTTTTAATCATGCCGGACCACCCCACCCCCTTGGTTGCCCGCACCCATACCGCGGACCCTGTCCCGTTTTTACGGTGGGGCAAGGGGATAAGCGCTAACGGGGCGGCCCGCTTTACGGAGGCGGAGGCCCGGCGGACTGGCGTATTTATGAGGGAAGGGTATAAAATAATGGGGGCGCTGGCGGGGAAATAG
- a CDS encoding flavodoxin family protein — protein sequence MKAIGIVGSPRKNGNTEILTAHCLKAIAGEGIETELVRLAGLDIRGCKACGYCHEHNGECSTKDDFQPVRDKMLAADIIIVGSPVYYGSATALVKGLLERAGFTSRGKYAGKVGGPLTVARRAGQNFTFAELLFWFHINGMINPGSIYWNVAFGREKGEVEKDEEGLRIVWEFGKNCARVAQKLRG from the coding sequence ATGAAAGCCATCGGCATCGTCGGCAGCCCCAGGAAAAACGGCAACACGGAAATCCTGACCGCGCATTGCCTGAAAGCTATCGCCGGGGAAGGAATAGAAACCGAACTGGTGCGGCTGGCCGGACTGGATATCCGGGGCTGTAAAGCCTGCGGCTACTGCCACGAACATAACGGCGAATGCTCCACCAAAGATGACTTCCAGCCGGTGCGCGATAAAATGCTGGCGGCGGATATCATCATCGTCGGCTCGCCGGTGTACTACGGTTCGGCCACGGCTTTGGTAAAAGGCCTGCTGGAGCGGGCGGGCTTCACCTCGCGCGGCAAATACGCCGGCAAAGTGGGCGGGCCGCTAACGGTGGCGCGCCGGGCGGGACAGAACTTCACCTTCGCCGAGCTGCTTTTCTGGTTCCACATCAACGGCATGATCAACCCCGGCTCCATTTACTGGAACGTGGCTTTCGGGCGGGAAAAGGGGGAGGTGGAAAAAGACGAGGAGGGCCTGCGCATCGTTTGGGAGTTCGGGAAGAACTGCGCCAGGGTGGCGCAAAAGCTGCGGGGATAG